In Prunus dulcis chromosome 1, ALMONDv2, whole genome shotgun sequence, the following are encoded in one genomic region:
- the LOC117630006 gene encoding probable sulfate transporter 3.3 isoform X2, which produces MGSMLMQEVSPTKDPNLFLQLAFTSTFFSGIIQASLGLLRLGFIIDFLSKATLIGFMAGAAVIVSLQQLKSLLGIQNFTKKMAVVPVLSSVFEERREWSWQTILMGVCFLLLLLIARHVSMRKPKLFWVSAGAPLASVIISTVIVFAIKANRHGISVIGDLQKGLNPPSWNMLIFSGTHIGLVIKTGIITGIIALTEGIAVGRTFATLREYRVDGNKEMIAIGLMNIIGSITSCYITTGSFSRSAVNHNAGAKTALSNIVMSVTVMVTLLFLMPLFHYTPNVILGAIIVTAVIGLIDVPAAYHIWKIDKYDFIVLVCAFLGVIFISVQQGLAIAVGISVFKILLQVTRPRTVVLGNIPGTDVFRDLHHYNESAVSVPGFLIISIEAAINFANTTYLNERILRWIEEEEDDGNKHPNIRFVIIDMSAVSTIDTTGITLFGDLRKAIRKKGVELVLVNPLAEVVEKLQKVDKDNELMRPDHLYLSVGEAIASLSMAMKNQASNMYDEEMQTNEPPQKLTTA; this is translated from the exons ATGGGATCAATGCTTATGCAAGAAGTTTCTCCCACAAAAGATCCAAACTTGTTTCTTCAACTTGCCTTTACTTCAACCTTCTTTAGTGGTATTATCCAAGCTTCCCTAGGATTATTGAG GCTTGGATTTATCATTGATTTCCTTTCAAAGGCCACTCTTATTGGTTTTATGGCTGGAGCTGCTGTGATAGTTTCTCTGCAACAGCTTAAGAGCCTCCTTGGAATAcaaaatttcaccaaaaaaatggCTGTAGTCCCTGTTTTGAGCTCTGTTTTTGAGGAACGAAGGGAG TGGTCATGGCAGACCATATTAATGGGAGTTTGCTTCCTTCTGTTGCTCCTAATCGCAAGACACGTC AGCATGAGAAAGCCAAAGCTGTTTTGGGTCTCAGCTGGAGCCCCTCTTGCGTCTGTCATCATCTCCACCGTAATTGTTTTCGCAATCAAAGCCAATCGCCATGGCATCAGTGTG ATTGGAGATTTACAGAAAGGATTGAACCCACCTTCATGGAACATGTTGATTTTCAGTGGGACCCACATAGGACTTGTGATTAAGACTGGGATAATCACTGGCATCATTGCTCTCACA GAAGGCATTGCAGTAGGAAGGACTTTTGCTACTCTGAGAGAATACAGGGTGGATGGAAACAAGGAGATGATAGCAATTGGGCTCATGAACATTATTGGCTCCATCACTTCCTGTTATATCACAACAG GTTCTTTCTCACGGTCAGCTGTGAACCACAATGCCGGAGCAAAAACCGCCTTGTCGAACATAGTAATGTCGGTGACAGTTATGGTGACCCTCCTGTTTCTGATGCCTCTATTTCACTACACACCCAATGTTATATTGGGTGCCATTATAGTGACTGCAGTGATTGGCCTCATTGACGTTCCAGCTGCTTATCACATTTGGAAGATTGACAAATATGACTTCATTGTCTTGGTGTGTGCTTTTCTGGGTGTCATTTTTATCTCTGTTCAACAGGGCCTGGCCATTGCG gtTGGAATATCGGTTTTCAAGATTCTACTGCAAGTGACAAGGCCGAGGACAGTGGTGTTGGGAAATATACCTGGGACAGATGTGTTTAGAGACCTACACCATTACAATGAATCAGCAGTGAGTGTCCCTGGTTTCCTCATTATCAGCATAGAAGCAGCGATCAACTTTGCCAACACCACTTATCTGAATGAAAG GATTTTGAGATggatagaagaagaagaagatgatggaaaCAAACATCCAAACATTCGATTTGTCATTATAGATATGTCAG CTGTGAGCACCATAGACACAACTGGGATCACACTCTTTGGAGATTTAAGGAAAGCAATTAGAAAAAAGGGAGTTGAG CTGGTGTTGGTGAACCCATTGGCTGAGGTTGTGGAGAAATTGCAGAAGGTGGATAAAGACAATGAGCTGATGAGACCAGATCATCTTTACCTGTCAGTAGGAGAGGCTATAGCTTCACTGTCGATGGCAATGAAGAATCAAGCATCAAACATGTACGATGAGGAGATGCAGACGAATGAGCCCCCCCAAAAGCTAACCACAGCTTAA
- the LOC117630006 gene encoding probable sulfate transporter 3.3 isoform X1, which translates to MEEASHDKIEGSSPSKLNNPHPTINTPNNNNNNNMHHCMDIPMGGLEVHKVVPPPHRSTLQKLMARLKETFFPDDPLHQFKGQPPKKQWILGAQYVFPILEWGPTYSFKLLKSDIISGVTIASLAIPQGISYAKLANLPAIVGLYSSFVPPLVYAVLGSSRDLAVGPVSIASLIMGSMLMQEVSPTKDPNLFLQLAFTSTFFSGIIQASLGLLRLGFIIDFLSKATLIGFMAGAAVIVSLQQLKSLLGIQNFTKKMAVVPVLSSVFEERREWSWQTILMGVCFLLLLLIARHVSMRKPKLFWVSAGAPLASVIISTVIVFAIKANRHGISVIGDLQKGLNPPSWNMLIFSGTHIGLVIKTGIITGIIALTEGIAVGRTFATLREYRVDGNKEMIAIGLMNIIGSITSCYITTGSFSRSAVNHNAGAKTALSNIVMSVTVMVTLLFLMPLFHYTPNVILGAIIVTAVIGLIDVPAAYHIWKIDKYDFIVLVCAFLGVIFISVQQGLAIAVGISVFKILLQVTRPRTVVLGNIPGTDVFRDLHHYNESAVSVPGFLIISIEAAINFANTTYLNERILRWIEEEEDDGNKHPNIRFVIIDMSAVSTIDTTGITLFGDLRKAIRKKGVELVLVNPLAEVVEKLQKVDKDNELMRPDHLYLSVGEAIASLSMAMKNQASNMYDEEMQTNEPPQKLTTA; encoded by the exons ATGGAAGAAGCCTCACATGATAAAATAGAGGGCTCCTCTCCCTCAAAGTTAAATAACCCGCATCCCACCATAAACACaccaaataacaacaacaacaacaatatgCACCACTGCATGGACATACCAATGGGGGGATTGGAGGTTCACAAGGTTGTTCCTCCACCCCATAGAAGCACCTTGCAGAAGCTCATGGCCAGGCTCAAAGAAACCTTCTTCCCAGATGACCCTTTGCACCAGTTCAAAGGACAGCCACCAAAGAAGCAATGGATTCTTGGAGCTCAGTATGTCTTCCCTATCCTTGAATGGGGTCCTACTTACAGCTTCAAGCTCCTCAAGTCTGACATTATTTCTGGTGTCACCATTGCTAGTTTAGCCATCCCTCAG ggAATCAGTTATGCTAAGCTTGCTAATCTACCTGCAATTGTGGGTCTCT ATTCCAGCTTTGTTCCTCCTTTAGTGTATGCTGTTCTTGGAAGCTCAAGAGACCTTGCAGTAGGACCTGTGTCCATTGCTTCTCTTATAATGGGATCAATGCTTATGCAAGAAGTTTCTCCCACAAAAGATCCAAACTTGTTTCTTCAACTTGCCTTTACTTCAACCTTCTTTAGTGGTATTATCCAAGCTTCCCTAGGATTATTGAG GCTTGGATTTATCATTGATTTCCTTTCAAAGGCCACTCTTATTGGTTTTATGGCTGGAGCTGCTGTGATAGTTTCTCTGCAACAGCTTAAGAGCCTCCTTGGAATAcaaaatttcaccaaaaaaatggCTGTAGTCCCTGTTTTGAGCTCTGTTTTTGAGGAACGAAGGGAG TGGTCATGGCAGACCATATTAATGGGAGTTTGCTTCCTTCTGTTGCTCCTAATCGCAAGACACGTC AGCATGAGAAAGCCAAAGCTGTTTTGGGTCTCAGCTGGAGCCCCTCTTGCGTCTGTCATCATCTCCACCGTAATTGTTTTCGCAATCAAAGCCAATCGCCATGGCATCAGTGTG ATTGGAGATTTACAGAAAGGATTGAACCCACCTTCATGGAACATGTTGATTTTCAGTGGGACCCACATAGGACTTGTGATTAAGACTGGGATAATCACTGGCATCATTGCTCTCACA GAAGGCATTGCAGTAGGAAGGACTTTTGCTACTCTGAGAGAATACAGGGTGGATGGAAACAAGGAGATGATAGCAATTGGGCTCATGAACATTATTGGCTCCATCACTTCCTGTTATATCACAACAG GTTCTTTCTCACGGTCAGCTGTGAACCACAATGCCGGAGCAAAAACCGCCTTGTCGAACATAGTAATGTCGGTGACAGTTATGGTGACCCTCCTGTTTCTGATGCCTCTATTTCACTACACACCCAATGTTATATTGGGTGCCATTATAGTGACTGCAGTGATTGGCCTCATTGACGTTCCAGCTGCTTATCACATTTGGAAGATTGACAAATATGACTTCATTGTCTTGGTGTGTGCTTTTCTGGGTGTCATTTTTATCTCTGTTCAACAGGGCCTGGCCATTGCG gtTGGAATATCGGTTTTCAAGATTCTACTGCAAGTGACAAGGCCGAGGACAGTGGTGTTGGGAAATATACCTGGGACAGATGTGTTTAGAGACCTACACCATTACAATGAATCAGCAGTGAGTGTCCCTGGTTTCCTCATTATCAGCATAGAAGCAGCGATCAACTTTGCCAACACCACTTATCTGAATGAAAG GATTTTGAGATggatagaagaagaagaagatgatggaaaCAAACATCCAAACATTCGATTTGTCATTATAGATATGTCAG CTGTGAGCACCATAGACACAACTGGGATCACACTCTTTGGAGATTTAAGGAAAGCAATTAGAAAAAAGGGAGTTGAG CTGGTGTTGGTGAACCCATTGGCTGAGGTTGTGGAGAAATTGCAGAAGGTGGATAAAGACAATGAGCTGATGAGACCAGATCATCTTTACCTGTCAGTAGGAGAGGCTATAGCTTCACTGTCGATGGCAATGAAGAATCAAGCATCAAACATGTACGATGAGGAGATGCAGACGAATGAGCCCCCCCAAAAGCTAACCACAGCTTAA